From the genome of Salarias fasciatus chromosome 22, fSalaFa1.1, whole genome shotgun sequence:
GGTCGGagctcactgatgagaaaaggtaaaatgtttggagtttgtctctcagcttctcttctttcatgctgctctcagcatctcctctcctctctccatctggccttccttcatccctctttccatggcccgtctcttcctggctgcagtggctgacatgagagagaaagagtgtagagaagaatccagtaaagagtgaggtgtcttcctgcttgttctccagatcttccctcagtgtctctcctccagaagactccctcctctccgctcacctgccacgctacaggtttctaccccgacagagccgacttgttctggaagaaagacgaggaggagctccatgaggacgtggtcagaggagagatcctccccaaccatgacgggagcttccagatgagcgttgatctggatctttcagggttcaaagatgaagactgggggaggtacagctgtgtgtttcatctggctggaggacaggaagtctccaagagactggacaaacgggacatcaggaccaactggaagacaaatgatggaggtcagagactcttcatttcactcacATTCTCTCATTTCTCACTTCAGGAAATCAAGTCCAGCATCATAGAATGAGAAGTTCACTTCAGTCCAGAACTTTCCTCTCATTTCCCAGAGATCCAAACCTCCAGAGTTCATCTGGATTGATCTCcacatgtgactgaggcctggaTCCCATCTGTCAGTCTGTGAATGCAGcgtcttcttcctgcttccactGTCCAGAAGCAGATGGGATGTGAGCCTCAtgagagcagcagatcagaaaGTGGAGACGTTCCACTGACAGTGTCGATGCAGCCTCAATGCAGCCACAGTCATCTTGTCAGCAGTCTTTGCCGCTCTCTGCAGGCAGCAGTGCTGATGCAGCTGATCAGGATGCTCTccatgctgcagctggaggagctgctgaggctctTTGGAGACGTCCCACACTTCTCACACTCTGACATCAAACGTCCAAACTCCTCAgagagctgagcagctgtttctctgcagggtttcccactggagctgctgctggaggagttgttgctgctctgctcctcctgacagGCTGCATCATGGGACTCATCGTCTGCTTGAAGAAACGACCTCAAGGTAAAGTAGAAACTCTCCTTGTCCGAGTTTCTTCCTCTGGATGTTCCTCTTCAGtgatttctcctcttcctttcagACACAAATGACTGAGAACaagttttgctctttgttttccagccaatgaaacttcctcttcatcaggagaAGATCCAGCCGTGAAGAAGATGTTAGAAACCTCTTCATGAAAGGAAGAGTCCAAAGAGGCTCCAGTCATTGAGTCTGATGGAGCAGGAGCCaaaagaaatgatggagaagTTGCTGATTGCTCCACTgtgagctgctctccaggacGGGGCTCCTTCCTCCCTGTGGACTGACTTTGCTTTGGTGGAATCTTGCTGCAGCTTGTGGCTCTTTGAGTGTGTTTGGATCAGATGtttaggaggaggaggctcctgCAGCAGTTCTCACTCTGACAACTCAGTGAAAATCCTCTTTGGCTTCAATGGACATGAAGACAGTCTACACTGGAAATTCTAACAAGTTCAGTTTACTGGAAAGAATTTAGGAAAGCGATTACTTTGGGAAATCTCAGTGAAAGAACTTCATTGTGTCCAGTAGAGGGAAATGATTCTGACACTAAACATCACAAACTGAGGCTCAGCTTCAACAGTCTGACTCTCTGGAAACGACTAAAgacctgctctgctggactttggcttttctcatgttttcatgttgaagttgtgggcggagcttctgTTGTCCG
Proteins encoded in this window:
- the LOC115409384 gene encoding major histocompatibility complex class I-related gene protein-like, with protein sequence MDGCEWDDETDEVVNGFDQHGYDGEDFLIYDLKTETYIAPVQQAVPTKQRWENDKAFMDEQKHYFTTECVDLLKKFVEFGRSSLMRKDLPSVSLLQKTPSSPLTCHATGFYPDRADLFWKKDEEELHEDVVRGEILPNHDGSFQMSVDLDLSGFKDEDWGRYSCVFHLAGGQEVSKRLDKRDIRTNWKTNDGGFPTGAAAGGVVAALLLLTGCIMGLIVCLKKRPQGKPMKLPLHQEKIQP